A genomic window from Gossypium hirsutum isolate 1008001.06 chromosome D12, Gossypium_hirsutum_v2.1, whole genome shotgun sequence includes:
- the LOC107945636 gene encoding SPX domain-containing membrane protein At4g22990, whose protein sequence is MVAFGKKLKESQIQEWQGYYINYKLLKKKVNRYAQQLEIGAQDHHYVLKDFSRMLDSQIEKIVLFLLEQQGQLANRLCDLRQQHDVILQLSNGGSKICELQEAYRGVGHDLLRLLFFVEMNAIGLRKILKKFDKRFGYRFTNYYVKTRANHPYSQLRQVFRHVGIGAVVGAISRNLADLQDHQGNYVSIYDQPALSHPDPIVHSIKAAVNKLSNSTNFLEFLGKHAFIMQDDLRNSSEDDVVEQRYHFMSLLLNLVNTFLYMVNTYIIVPTADDYSLSLGAAATVCGVVIGSMAVAQVFSSVYFSAWSNRSYLRPLVFSSIVLLIGNTLYALAYDLNSIVVLLVGRLFCGLGSARAVNRRYISDCVPHKLRMRASAGFVSASALGIACGPALACLFQTDFKIYKLTFNQETLPGWIMAISWLIYLLWLSISFREPPQEIKQDIIPQEVRAGTVVNYAVENGITQPLLLNTEPKQGENGDQEYDDGEEESCEKTRKPVTSILSAYRLLTPSVKVQLLVYFMLKYAMEILLAEASVITAYYFIWSTNSVAIFLACLGLTVLPVNIIVGTYISNMFEERQVLLASEIMVLIGILLSFHIGIPYSVPQYVGSALITFVSAEVLEGVNLSLLSRVMSSRLSRGTYNGGLLSTEAGTLARVIADGTITLSGYFGVAKLLNATLVPSLFICISSIIATCFTYNSLY, encoded by the exons ATGGTGGCTTTTGGGAAGAAGTTGAAAGAGTCACAAATTCAAGAATGGCAAgg GTATTACATAAACTACAAATTATTGAAGAAGAAAGTTAATAGGTATGCTCAGCAACTTGAGATTGGAGCACAAGATCACCATTATGTTCTTAAGGATTTCTCAAGAATGTTAGATAGTCAA attGAAAAGATTGTATTGTTTCTGCTGGAACAACAAGGACAACTAGCAAACAGATTATGTGATCTTAGGCAACAACATGATGTAATTTTACAGCTCTCTAATGGAGGTTCTAAAATTTGTGAGTTACAAGAAGCATATAGAGGTGTAGGACATGATCTTTTAAGGCTTCTCTTTTTTGTTGAGATGAATGCAATTGGATTGAGAAAGAttttgaagaaattcgataaacgGTTCGGCTATCGATTCACTAATTACTATGTCAAAACACGAGCTAATCATCCGTATTCCCAGCTCCGACAAGTTTTCCGGCATGTG GGTATCGGGGCTGTCGTTGGAGCCATATCTCGTAATCTTGCAGACTTGCAAGATCATCAAGGGAACTACGTATCGATATATGATCAACCTGCTTTATCTCATCCG GACCCCATAGTTCATTCTATAAAAGCAGCGGTAAACAAATTATCGAATTCAACGAATTTTCTCGAGTTTTTGGGGAAACATGCGTTTATAATGCAAGATGATTTACGGAATTCATCTGAAGATGATGTTGTGGAACAGAGATATCATTTCATGTCGTTGCTATTGAATTTGGTTAACACATTTTTATACATGGTCAACACATATATTATTGTGCCAACGGCTGATGACTACTCCCTCAGCCTCGGAGCTGCAGCAACCGTTTGTGGTGTTGTGATTGGTTCAATGGCTGTTGCACAAGTGTTCTCTTCGGTTTATTTTAGTGCCTGGTCAAACCGATCATATTTGAGACCACTTGTATTTAGTAGCATCGTGCTTCTTATTGGGAACACCTTGTATGCTCTGGCTTATGATCTTAACTCGATAGTAGTTCTTCTTGTTGGTCGATTATTTTGTGG GTTAGGTTCTGCTCGAGCTGTAAATAGGCGTTATATCAGCGACTGTGTGCCACATAAACTCCGGATGCGGGCATCTGCGGGCTTCGTTAGTGCAAGTGCCCTCGGAATAGCATGCGGTCCGGCACTAGCTTGCTTATTTCAAACCGATTTTAAGATTTACAAGCTCACGTTTAATCAGGAAACTTTACCCGGTTGGATTATGGCTATTTCATGGCTCATCTACTTATTGTGGTTGTCGATTTCGTTTCGAGAACCTCCTCAAGAGATCAAGCAAGACATAATACCGCAAGAAGTTCGTGCTG GGACGGTGGTGAACTATGCAGTAGAGAACGGTATCACGCAGCCACTGCTTTTAAACACGGAACCGAAACAAGGTGAAAATGGAGACCAAGAATACGATGATGGTGAGGAAGAATCTTGTGAGAAAACTCGTAAACCCGTCACTTCTATCCTATCAGCATATAGGTTACTCACACCATCAGTGAAG GTACAACTATTGGTTTATTTTATGCTTAAATACGCAATGGAGATATTACTCGCTGAAGCAAGTGTCATCACGGCATATTACTTCATATGGTCAACCAACAGTGTAGCCATCTTTCTTGCATGTCTCGGGTTAACCGTACTTCCCGTAAACATCATCGTCGGTACTTACATCAGCAACATGTTCGAAGAAAG GCAAGTTCTTCTAGCATCTGAAATCATGGTGTTGATCGGTATACTCCTAAGCTTCCATATCGGAATCCCATATTCCGTACCTCAATATGTCGGCTCAGCACTGATCACTTTTGTATCCGCCGAAGTGCTCGAAG GTGTGAACTTATCGCTCTTGTCTCGTGTCATGTCGTCGAGGCTTTCTCGTGGAACTTATAACGGAGGTCTTTTATCGACGGAAGCTGGTACGCTAGCTCGAGTTATTGCCGATGGAACAATAACATTGTCTGGTTACTTTGGTGTGGCTAAGCTGTTGAATGCTACATTAGTTCCTTCATTATTCATATGTATTTCCTCCATTATTGCTACTTGCTTTACTTATAATTCTCTTTACTAA
- the LOC107945638 gene encoding SPX and EXS domain-containing protein 1 isoform X1 — MFESHHLRKPTGKSAFSGLVAGEPGNSVQESYVFPMVLGDMKGTTNSLTHTAAAMMPSPIFIWRFQVTLFLVWGFSCCKIGWDSVMRMNSDLRDLFLYEAFLYYNPLLLVTMMVWLWGVCLWVFSQSTISYVKIFDIDQNHLTHREIWKCSTWLTIIVPTSMTAYLYLYSHGEVSLAASQPVILYIAFALVLVFPFDIFYLSSRYFFLKTLWRIAFPLQPISFPDFFLADILTSMAKVFSDLERSACRMLHNQVATIAWFEADSICGSHSVAIPLVLVIPYIWRLMQCLRQYKDTKEKTTLFNALKYSTAVPVIFLSALKYHVLPDRWTYVYHPLWLISSFVNSLYSFYWDVTRDWDLSVFTRIFKFNKPTWWSDLLYGQNWVYYWVIGSNLILRCTWTYKLSAHLRHNYLTVFTITALEMLRRFQWIFFRVENEWNKISKSSIQLPMTDIPNEDEKLVDLSDHTV, encoded by the exons ATGTTCGAAAGTCATCATCTTCGAAAACCCACCGGAAAATCTGCTTTTTCCGGCCTCG TGGCTGGTGAACCGGGTAATAGCGTTCAAGAAAGTTATGTTTTTCCCATGGTGTTGGGTGATATGAAAGGTACTACTAATTCACTTACCCACACAGCAGCAGCTATGATGCCTTCTCCCATTTTTATATGGAGATTTCAG GTCACATTGTTCTTAGTCTGGGGTTTCAGTTGTTGCAAG ATTGGATGGGATTCAGTTATGAGAATGAACTCGGACCTGCGAGACTTGTTCTTGTATGAGGCATTCTTATATTATAATCCTCTCCTTCTTGTG ACAATGATGGTTTGGTTATGGGGAGTGTGTTTATGGGTCTTCTCACAAAGTACTATTAGTTATGTAAAAATATTCGATATCGATCAAAACCATCTTACTCACAGAGAAATTTGGAAG TGTAGCACATGGTTGACAATTATAGTACCGACTAGTATGACGGCATACCTTTATCTTTACTCCCATGGAGAAGTATCATTAGCTGCATCACAACCA GTGATCCTGTATATTGCTTTTGCTTTAGTTTTGGTATTCCCTTtcgatattttttatttgtcttcTCGTTACTTCTTCTTGAAAACGCTATGGCGGATAGCATTTCCACTGCAG CCAATTTCATTTCCCGACTTCTTCTTGGCTGATATTCTAACTTCCATGGCCAAG GTATTTTCAGATTTGGAGCGTTCAGCCTGTAGGATGCTTCATAACCAG GTTGCGacaattgcatggtttgaagcagaCTCAATTTGCGGTAGTCACTCAGTTGCTATTCCATTAGTGCTTGTTATACCTTATATTTGGCGGCTAATGCAATGTCTGCGGCAGTATAAAGACACAAAAGAAAAGACAACCCTTTTCAACG CTTTAAAATATTCGACAGCAGTCCCCGTGATTTTTCTTTCGGCCCTTAAATATCATGTCTTACCTGATAGGTGGACATATGTTTATCATCCCCTCTGGCTTATCTCAAGTTTTGTTAACTCGCTCTACTCGTTTTACTGGGACGTAACTCGTGATTGGGACCTTAG TGTCTTCACTAGGATTTTCAAGTTCAACAAGCCAACTTGGTGGTCCGATCTGTTATACGGGCAAAATTGG GTTTATTATTGGGTTATCGGAAGCAACTTGATTTTACGATGTACGTGGACGTACAAACTATCCGCTCATCTCCGCCACAACTACTTAACCGTGTTCACCATTACCGCCCTAGAGATGCTCAGAAGGTTCCAATGGATATTCTTTCGAGTTGAAAACGAGTGGAATAAAATTTCCAAGTCCAGCATTCAACTTCCCATGACCGACATCCCGAACGAGGACGAAAAGTTAGTAGACTTGTCGGATCACACTGTATAG
- the LOC107945638 gene encoding SPX and EXS domain-containing protein 1 isoform X3, with the protein MFESHHLRKPTGKSAFSGLVAGEPGNSVQESYVFPMVLGDMKGTTNSLTHTAAAMMPSPIFIWRFQTMMVWLWGVCLWVFSQSTISYVKIFDIDQNHLTHREIWKCSTWLTIIVPTSMTAYLYLYSHGEVSLAASQPVILYIAFALVLVFPFDIFYLSSRYFFLKTLWRIAFPLQPISFPDFFLADILTSMAKVFSDLERSACRMLHNQVATIAWFEADSICGSHSVAIPLVLVIPYIWRLMQCLRQYKDTKEKTTLFNALKYSTAVPVIFLSALKYHVLPDRWTYVYHPLWLISSFVNSLYSFYWDVTRDWDLSVFTRIFKFNKPTWWSDLLYGQNWVYYWVIGSNLILRCTWTYKLSAHLRHNYLTVFTITALEMLRRFQWIFFRVENEWNKISKSSIQLPMTDIPNEDEKLVDLSDHTV; encoded by the exons ATGTTCGAAAGTCATCATCTTCGAAAACCCACCGGAAAATCTGCTTTTTCCGGCCTCG TGGCTGGTGAACCGGGTAATAGCGTTCAAGAAAGTTATGTTTTTCCCATGGTGTTGGGTGATATGAAAGGTACTACTAATTCACTTACCCACACAGCAGCAGCTATGATGCCTTCTCCCATTTTTATATGGAGATTTCAG ACAATGATGGTTTGGTTATGGGGAGTGTGTTTATGGGTCTTCTCACAAAGTACTATTAGTTATGTAAAAATATTCGATATCGATCAAAACCATCTTACTCACAGAGAAATTTGGAAG TGTAGCACATGGTTGACAATTATAGTACCGACTAGTATGACGGCATACCTTTATCTTTACTCCCATGGAGAAGTATCATTAGCTGCATCACAACCA GTGATCCTGTATATTGCTTTTGCTTTAGTTTTGGTATTCCCTTtcgatattttttatttgtcttcTCGTTACTTCTTCTTGAAAACGCTATGGCGGATAGCATTTCCACTGCAG CCAATTTCATTTCCCGACTTCTTCTTGGCTGATATTCTAACTTCCATGGCCAAG GTATTTTCAGATTTGGAGCGTTCAGCCTGTAGGATGCTTCATAACCAG GTTGCGacaattgcatggtttgaagcagaCTCAATTTGCGGTAGTCACTCAGTTGCTATTCCATTAGTGCTTGTTATACCTTATATTTGGCGGCTAATGCAATGTCTGCGGCAGTATAAAGACACAAAAGAAAAGACAACCCTTTTCAACG CTTTAAAATATTCGACAGCAGTCCCCGTGATTTTTCTTTCGGCCCTTAAATATCATGTCTTACCTGATAGGTGGACATATGTTTATCATCCCCTCTGGCTTATCTCAAGTTTTGTTAACTCGCTCTACTCGTTTTACTGGGACGTAACTCGTGATTGGGACCTTAG TGTCTTCACTAGGATTTTCAAGTTCAACAAGCCAACTTGGTGGTCCGATCTGTTATACGGGCAAAATTGG GTTTATTATTGGGTTATCGGAAGCAACTTGATTTTACGATGTACGTGGACGTACAAACTATCCGCTCATCTCCGCCACAACTACTTAACCGTGTTCACCATTACCGCCCTAGAGATGCTCAGAAGGTTCCAATGGATATTCTTTCGAGTTGAAAACGAGTGGAATAAAATTTCCAAGTCCAGCATTCAACTTCCCATGACCGACATCCCGAACGAGGACGAAAAGTTAGTAGACTTGTCGGATCACACTGTATAG
- the LOC107945638 gene encoding SPX and EXS domain-containing protein 1 isoform X2 produces the protein MFESHHLRKPTGKSAFSGLVAGEPGNSVQESYVFPMVLGDMKGTTNSLTHTAAAMMPSPIFIWRFQVTLFLVWGFSCCKTMMVWLWGVCLWVFSQSTISYVKIFDIDQNHLTHREIWKCSTWLTIIVPTSMTAYLYLYSHGEVSLAASQPVILYIAFALVLVFPFDIFYLSSRYFFLKTLWRIAFPLQPISFPDFFLADILTSMAKVFSDLERSACRMLHNQVATIAWFEADSICGSHSVAIPLVLVIPYIWRLMQCLRQYKDTKEKTTLFNALKYSTAVPVIFLSALKYHVLPDRWTYVYHPLWLISSFVNSLYSFYWDVTRDWDLSVFTRIFKFNKPTWWSDLLYGQNWVYYWVIGSNLILRCTWTYKLSAHLRHNYLTVFTITALEMLRRFQWIFFRVENEWNKISKSSIQLPMTDIPNEDEKLVDLSDHTV, from the exons ATGTTCGAAAGTCATCATCTTCGAAAACCCACCGGAAAATCTGCTTTTTCCGGCCTCG TGGCTGGTGAACCGGGTAATAGCGTTCAAGAAAGTTATGTTTTTCCCATGGTGTTGGGTGATATGAAAGGTACTACTAATTCACTTACCCACACAGCAGCAGCTATGATGCCTTCTCCCATTTTTATATGGAGATTTCAG GTCACATTGTTCTTAGTCTGGGGTTTCAGTTGTTGCAAG ACAATGATGGTTTGGTTATGGGGAGTGTGTTTATGGGTCTTCTCACAAAGTACTATTAGTTATGTAAAAATATTCGATATCGATCAAAACCATCTTACTCACAGAGAAATTTGGAAG TGTAGCACATGGTTGACAATTATAGTACCGACTAGTATGACGGCATACCTTTATCTTTACTCCCATGGAGAAGTATCATTAGCTGCATCACAACCA GTGATCCTGTATATTGCTTTTGCTTTAGTTTTGGTATTCCCTTtcgatattttttatttgtcttcTCGTTACTTCTTCTTGAAAACGCTATGGCGGATAGCATTTCCACTGCAG CCAATTTCATTTCCCGACTTCTTCTTGGCTGATATTCTAACTTCCATGGCCAAG GTATTTTCAGATTTGGAGCGTTCAGCCTGTAGGATGCTTCATAACCAG GTTGCGacaattgcatggtttgaagcagaCTCAATTTGCGGTAGTCACTCAGTTGCTATTCCATTAGTGCTTGTTATACCTTATATTTGGCGGCTAATGCAATGTCTGCGGCAGTATAAAGACACAAAAGAAAAGACAACCCTTTTCAACG CTTTAAAATATTCGACAGCAGTCCCCGTGATTTTTCTTTCGGCCCTTAAATATCATGTCTTACCTGATAGGTGGACATATGTTTATCATCCCCTCTGGCTTATCTCAAGTTTTGTTAACTCGCTCTACTCGTTTTACTGGGACGTAACTCGTGATTGGGACCTTAG TGTCTTCACTAGGATTTTCAAGTTCAACAAGCCAACTTGGTGGTCCGATCTGTTATACGGGCAAAATTGG GTTTATTATTGGGTTATCGGAAGCAACTTGATTTTACGATGTACGTGGACGTACAAACTATCCGCTCATCTCCGCCACAACTACTTAACCGTGTTCACCATTACCGCCCTAGAGATGCTCAGAAGGTTCCAATGGATATTCTTTCGAGTTGAAAACGAGTGGAATAAAATTTCCAAGTCCAGCATTCAACTTCCCATGACCGACATCCCGAACGAGGACGAAAAGTTAGTAGACTTGTCGGATCACACTGTATAG